A window of the Cystobacter fuscus genome harbors these coding sequences:
- the pyrF gene encoding orotidine-5'-phosphate decarboxylase, with translation MTEVLPARERIALAADLPLDEGLRLYERVAPHVGYAKVGLSLFVEHGPAAVAAFQRLGARIFLDLKLHDIPNTVELAAARAGALGVSLLTVHAAGGESMLRAAVKGAREGARSRGHAAPRVLAVTVLTSLSAEEVAAVGLPGTPEEAALRLARLAVGAGVDGLVCSPREAAAFRRELGPTPFLCTPGIRPAGAAAGDQSRAETPAFARRAGADLLVVGRPIHTAPEPLAAARAIAEEVSSA, from the coding sequence ATGACGGAGGTATTGCCCGCGCGGGAGCGGATCGCGCTCGCCGCGGATCTCCCCCTGGACGAGGGCCTGCGCCTCTATGAGCGCGTGGCGCCCCACGTGGGCTACGCCAAGGTGGGCTTGTCGCTCTTCGTGGAGCATGGGCCCGCGGCCGTGGCCGCCTTCCAGCGCCTGGGCGCGCGCATCTTCCTCGACCTGAAGCTGCACGACATCCCCAACACCGTGGAGCTGGCGGCCGCGCGGGCCGGAGCGCTCGGCGTGTCGCTGCTCACCGTGCACGCGGCCGGAGGCGAGAGCATGCTGCGCGCCGCGGTGAAGGGCGCGCGCGAGGGGGCTCGCTCCAGGGGACACGCGGCGCCCCGGGTGCTCGCGGTGACGGTGCTCACCTCCCTGTCCGCCGAGGAGGTGGCGGCGGTGGGTCTGCCCGGCACGCCCGAGGAGGCGGCGCTGCGGCTGGCGCGGCTGGCCGTGGGCGCGGGTGTGGACGGTCTCGTGTGCTCGCCCCGCGAGGCCGCCGCCTTCCGCCGCGAGCTCGGGCCCACGCCCTTCCTGTGTACCCCCGGCATCCGCCCCGCGGGCGCGGCGGCGGGGGACCAGAGCCGCGCGGAGACGCCCGCCTTCGCCCGGCGCGCGGGGGCGGATCTGCTCGTGGTGGGCCGCCCCATCCACACCGCCCCCGAGCCGCTGGCGGCCGCGCGCGCCATCGCCGAGGAAGTTTCCTCCGCCTGA
- a CDS encoding DUF4388 domain-containing protein: MAARPKASLRPGQGGEPAVLELERPLAASLAPGQPLVAHFHSSEGVVLLREPAALGGFFAGSLSSLSVEEVLGHVVSGIRSGQLTLQNGPVQRTVTFRDGQPTFAVSSVHHERLGSVVVQLGLVTPEQLHLALGKVTPSLRIGAVLTREGFLSEANLYSAMTYLVREVMLNLFEMAEGSFLFLEGRQPPGDQVKLQERTRDLVIQGLKRGEAVARLRRRFPDDLLVTTGAEAPPPGEESLFAQAAPGTSLGALRSFWEGSLFSFLTWVEERMRDGALVIQLKTTVPAVAPVVPVPRRASGTFAAIPPPVVAPMSPEERFNSLLAQIHTAIRLAGANPDLLRGFLESPQPGLEAAYEGVTLGPDGRLDVERIRQNVSSGGEALARAMTLEALDAFVSYALFSARNVLPGEMSERLYRGYRDLQEGLS; this comes from the coding sequence GTGGCGGCTCGTCCCAAGGCCTCGCTTCGTCCAGGGCAGGGCGGTGAGCCGGCGGTGCTCGAGTTGGAGCGCCCCCTCGCCGCCAGCCTCGCTCCGGGCCAACCCCTCGTGGCGCATTTCCACTCGTCCGAGGGGGTGGTGCTGTTGCGCGAGCCCGCCGCCCTGGGCGGTTTCTTCGCCGGCAGCCTCAGCTCGCTGTCCGTGGAGGAGGTGCTCGGCCACGTCGTCTCCGGCATCCGCAGCGGCCAGCTCACCCTCCAGAACGGCCCGGTGCAGCGCACCGTCACCTTCCGGGATGGTCAGCCCACCTTCGCCGTCTCCAGCGTGCACCATGAGCGGCTCGGCTCCGTGGTGGTGCAGCTGGGGCTCGTCACGCCCGAGCAGCTCCACCTCGCGCTCGGCAAGGTGACGCCCTCGCTGCGCATCGGCGCGGTGCTCACCCGCGAGGGCTTCCTGTCCGAGGCCAACCTCTACAGCGCCATGACGTACCTGGTGCGCGAGGTGATGCTCAACCTCTTCGAGATGGCCGAGGGCAGCTTCCTCTTCCTCGAGGGGCGCCAGCCTCCGGGAGATCAGGTGAAGCTCCAGGAGCGCACGAGGGATCTGGTCATCCAGGGCCTCAAGCGGGGCGAGGCGGTGGCGCGGCTGCGCCGGCGCTTCCCGGATGATCTGCTGGTCACCACCGGCGCCGAGGCGCCTCCTCCCGGCGAGGAGTCCCTCTTCGCCCAGGCGGCCCCTGGCACCTCGCTGGGCGCGCTGCGCTCCTTCTGGGAGGGCAGTCTCTTTTCCTTCCTCACCTGGGTGGAGGAGCGCATGCGCGATGGCGCGCTCGTCATCCAGCTCAAGACGACCGTGCCGGCCGTGGCGCCCGTGGTGCCCGTGCCGCGGCGGGCCTCGGGCACCTTCGCGGCGATTCCCCCGCCCGTGGTGGCCCCCATGAGTCCCGAGGAGCGCTTCAACTCGCTGCTCGCGCAGATCCACACCGCCATCCGCCTCGCGGGCGCCAACCCGGACCTGCTGCGCGGCTTCCTCGAGTCGCCCCAGCCCGGGCTGGAGGCGGCCTACGAGGGGGTGACGCTCGGCCCGGATGGCCGGCTGGACGTGGAGCGCATCCGGCAGAACGTCTCCAGTGGCGGCGAGGCGCTCGCGCGCGCCATGACGCTTGAGGCGCTCGACGCCTTCGTGTCCTACGCGCTCTTCTCCGCGCGCAACGTGCTGCCCGGCGAGATGTCCGAGCGGCTCTACCGCGGCTACCGCGACCTGCAGGAGGGACTGTCATGA
- a CDS encoding thioredoxin domain-containing protein, translating to MLMRSTSTLLAGLLAASLFSGCNKEKAPATAGTPTTASSTELPPDTVVATFGDGQKITFGELNDRIKEPLANLEKQKYQTRKQGLDGFVVEKLVKAEATKRNLTEEQLVKAEVDDKIPQPPEAEIQKLYDEAKERLPPGTTYEQVKPQIVDFLTGSKKQERAREYFAELKKNANVQITLPEPPRPPVERKEVAATGPSRGPDNAPITIVEFSDFQCPFCSRAVKTVEEVLAAYPDKVKLVFRQFPLDFHKEAPKAAEASLCAQDQNKFWEYHDTLFANQSALKVEDLKAHAKTVGLDTAKFDKCLDSGEKATVVKADQEAGSKVGVTGTPAFFINGILLSGAQPIDEFKSIIDNELKAKQ from the coding sequence ATGCTCATGCGCTCGACTTCCACCCTCCTGGCCGGTCTGCTGGCGGCCTCCCTGTTCTCCGGCTGCAACAAGGAGAAGGCCCCGGCGACCGCCGGCACTCCCACCACCGCCTCCTCCACGGAGCTGCCTCCCGACACCGTCGTGGCCACCTTCGGTGACGGTCAGAAGATCACCTTCGGTGAGCTCAACGATCGCATCAAGGAGCCGCTGGCCAACCTGGAGAAGCAGAAGTACCAGACGCGCAAGCAGGGTCTGGATGGCTTCGTGGTGGAGAAGCTCGTGAAGGCCGAGGCCACCAAGCGCAACCTCACCGAGGAGCAGCTGGTCAAGGCCGAGGTGGACGACAAGATTCCCCAGCCGCCCGAGGCGGAGATCCAGAAGCTGTACGACGAGGCCAAGGAGCGGCTGCCCCCGGGCACCACCTATGAGCAGGTCAAGCCGCAGATCGTCGACTTCCTCACCGGCTCGAAGAAGCAGGAGCGCGCGCGCGAGTACTTCGCCGAGCTCAAGAAGAACGCCAACGTGCAGATCACCCTGCCCGAGCCCCCGCGCCCGCCCGTCGAGCGCAAGGAAGTGGCCGCCACCGGCCCCTCGCGCGGCCCGGACAACGCGCCCATCACCATCGTGGAGTTCAGCGACTTCCAGTGCCCCTTCTGCAGCCGCGCCGTGAAGACGGTGGAGGAAGTGCTCGCGGCCTACCCGGACAAGGTGAAGCTGGTGTTCCGCCAGTTCCCCCTGGACTTCCACAAGGAGGCCCCCAAGGCCGCCGAGGCCTCGCTGTGCGCCCAGGATCAGAACAAGTTCTGGGAGTACCACGACACCCTGTTCGCCAATCAGAGCGCCCTCAAGGTGGAGGACCTCAAGGCGCACGCCAAGACGGTGGGCCTGGACACGGCGAAGTTCGACAAGTGCCTGGACTCGGGTGAGAAGGCCACCGTGGTGAAGGCCGATCAGGAGGCCGGCTCGAAGGTGGGCGTCACGGGCACCCCGGCGTTCTTCATCAATGGCATCCTGCTGTCCGGCGCCCAGCCGATCGACGAGTTCAAGAGCATCATCGACAACGAGCTGAAGGCCAAGCAGTAG
- the lpxC gene encoding UDP-3-O-acyl-N-acetylglucosamine deacetylase: MPYTSFNQRTLLQPVRCQGVGLHSGAPVNLSLLPAPVNHGIVFVRTDTLRPVSIPALTEYVVDTSLATTLGKDGVKVSTVEHLMSALAGMGLDNVRVELDGPEVPIMDGSAAPFSSLISEAGVREQEEPRRLLVIKKTVTVTDGDKEASLSPAKGFRISCTVDFKHPLITEQSFELEFSDRCFAREISRARTFCFRRDVEMLQKMGLARGGSLDNAIVVDEFSILNPDGLRFADEFVRHKILDAIGDISLFGHPVMGHLKAFKTGHALNQKLVKAVLADPSSYEIVPARKHLELPELRLPELGLEPLVA; this comes from the coding sequence ATGCCTTACACCTCCTTCAACCAGCGCACCCTCCTCCAGCCCGTCCGTTGCCAGGGGGTGGGACTCCACTCCGGCGCCCCGGTGAACCTGTCCCTGCTGCCCGCGCCGGTGAACCACGGCATCGTCTTCGTGCGCACGGACACGCTGCGCCCGGTGTCCATCCCCGCGTTGACGGAGTACGTGGTGGACACGTCCCTGGCCACCACCCTGGGCAAGGACGGCGTCAAGGTGAGCACGGTGGAGCACCTGATGTCGGCGCTGGCTGGCATGGGGCTGGACAACGTGCGCGTGGAGCTGGATGGCCCCGAGGTGCCCATCATGGATGGGAGCGCCGCGCCCTTCTCCTCCCTCATCTCCGAGGCGGGGGTGCGCGAGCAGGAGGAGCCGCGCCGCCTGCTGGTCATCAAGAAGACGGTGACGGTGACGGACGGGGACAAGGAGGCGAGCCTGTCGCCCGCCAAGGGCTTCCGCATCTCGTGCACCGTGGACTTCAAGCACCCGCTCATCACCGAGCAGTCCTTCGAGCTGGAGTTCTCCGATCGGTGCTTCGCCCGGGAGATCTCCCGCGCGCGCACCTTCTGCTTCCGCCGGGACGTGGAGATGCTGCAGAAGATGGGCCTGGCGCGCGGCGGCTCGCTGGACAACGCCATCGTGGTGGACGAGTTCTCCATCCTCAACCCGGATGGCCTGCGCTTCGCGGATGAGTTCGTGCGTCACAAGATCCTGGACGCCATCGGAGACATCTCCCTCTTTGGCCACCCCGTGATGGGCCACCTCAAGGCCTTCAAGACGGGCCACGCGCTCAACCAGAAGCTGGTCAAGGCGGTGCTCGCCGACCCCAGCTCCTACGAGATCGTTCCGGCGCGCAAGCACCTGGAGCTGCCCGAGCTGCGTCTGCCGGAACTCGGGCTCGAGCCCCTGGTGGCGTGA
- the ruvB gene encoding Holliday junction branch migration DNA helicase RuvB — translation MAKRKSEDALSGEALNDEVRVEASLRPRSFDEYVGQSAVVDKLRVYVQAARSRGEALDHCLFSGPPGLGKTSLAYLMATELGVGIHVTSGPALERKGDLAGLLTNLNERDILFIDEVHRLNAAIEEYLYPAMEDFRLDITIDTGPAARAMKIDLPPFTLIGATTRTGLLTSPLRDRFQIQERLEYYEPKHLEMILNRSARILGVKLEREGAREISTRARGTPRIANRLLRRLRDFAQVEGDGTITRELAAQALTRLGVDASGLDAMDRKILLAILEKFGGGPVGVETIAASVGEQRDTIEDVYEPYLLQEGFLQRTPRGRTATHRAYTYFNKKAPESAQGTLW, via the coding sequence ATGGCGAAGCGGAAATCGGAAGACGCGCTCTCGGGTGAGGCGCTCAACGACGAAGTGCGGGTCGAGGCCTCGCTGCGTCCACGCTCCTTCGACGAGTACGTGGGCCAGAGCGCCGTCGTCGACAAGCTCCGGGTGTACGTGCAGGCGGCGCGCAGCCGCGGGGAAGCGCTGGATCACTGTCTCTTCTCCGGGCCTCCCGGCCTGGGCAAGACGTCACTCGCCTACCTCATGGCCACGGAGCTGGGCGTGGGCATCCACGTCACCAGTGGCCCGGCGCTCGAGCGCAAGGGGGACCTGGCTGGCCTGCTCACCAACCTCAACGAGCGCGACATCCTCTTCATCGACGAGGTGCACCGCCTCAACGCCGCCATCGAGGAGTACCTCTATCCGGCGATGGAGGACTTCCGGCTGGACATCACCATCGACACCGGCCCCGCCGCGCGCGCGATGAAGATCGACCTGCCGCCCTTCACCCTCATCGGCGCCACCACGCGCACGGGCCTGCTCACCTCGCCCTTGCGCGACCGCTTCCAGATCCAGGAGCGGCTCGAGTACTACGAGCCCAAGCACCTGGAGATGATCCTCAACCGCTCCGCGCGCATCCTGGGCGTGAAGCTGGAGCGCGAAGGCGCCCGGGAGATCTCCACCCGCGCCCGGGGCACGCCCCGCATCGCCAACCGGCTCTTGCGCCGCCTGCGCGACTTCGCCCAGGTGGAGGGTGATGGCACCATCACCCGCGAGCTCGCCGCCCAGGCGCTCACCCGGCTGGGCGTGGACGCCTCGGGCCTGGACGCCATGGATCGGAAGATCCTCCTGGCCATCCTCGAGAAGTTCGGGGGCGGACCGGTGGGCGTGGAGACGATCGCCGCGAGCGTGGGCGAGCAGCGCGATACCATCGAGGATGTGTACGAGCCGTACCTCTTGCAGGAGGGCTTCCTGCAGCGCACGCCGCGGGGCCGCACGGCCACGCACCGCGCCTACACGTACTTCAACAAGAAGGCGCCCGAGTCGGCGCAGGGGACCCTTTGGTGA
- a CDS encoding TraR/DksA family transcriptional regulator, with the protein MTTGSPEGPPPQWKDIHQSILSTLDALNASTSWIATAATVGIEPVFERVLQQVCGPAEVSPQAYIEHITRDTGMRREVQQRLSRLMENPKLVTMRREAQRREAEHQLHVLHYVLSGKQPPEWVWATIDEDQREQLREAAESGEERDDQLLPRVQRAIHKLEVTPGIYGLCEDCYAIILLERLQLVPWAECCAACQRKREGVPDQAPEPEVRVTYF; encoded by the coding sequence ATGACGACCGGTTCCCCAGAAGGCCCCCCGCCGCAGTGGAAGGACATCCACCAATCGATCCTCTCCACCCTCGATGCGCTGAACGCCTCCACGAGTTGGATCGCCACCGCGGCGACCGTGGGCATCGAGCCCGTCTTCGAGCGCGTGCTCCAGCAGGTGTGTGGACCCGCGGAAGTCTCGCCCCAGGCCTATATCGAGCACATCACCCGGGACACCGGGATGCGGCGCGAGGTGCAGCAGCGCCTGTCGCGCCTCATGGAGAATCCGAAGCTCGTCACCATGCGCCGCGAGGCCCAGCGCCGCGAGGCCGAGCACCAGCTGCACGTGCTGCACTACGTCCTGTCGGGCAAGCAGCCCCCGGAGTGGGTGTGGGCCACCATCGACGAGGACCAGCGAGAGCAGTTGCGCGAGGCGGCCGAGTCCGGCGAGGAGCGGGATGATCAGCTCCTGCCGCGCGTGCAGCGGGCCATCCACAAGCTCGAGGTGACCCCGGGCATCTACGGCCTGTGCGAGGACTGCTACGCCATCATCCTGCTCGAGCGGCTCCAGCTGGTGCCCTGGGCGGAGTGCTGCGCCGCCTGCCAGCGCAAGCGCGAGGGCGTTCCGGACCAAGCGCCGGAGCCCGAGGTGCGCGTCACCTACTTCTGA
- the ruvA gene encoding Holliday junction branch migration protein RuvA: protein MIAALRGTVQEKSLEEAIIDVGGVGYRVFFSTLTLGRLPAEGEPVQVRVRTVVREDAFELFGFLSRPEEELFLLLNSVSHVGPRLALAVLSGMEVNELVAALGRGEVARLTKIHGVGKKTAERLVLELKDKVKTLHLEQVATQLKPEAPAAKHLADLISALVNLGYKQPQAEKAAQSASERLGEEAAFQALFREALKVLRATP, encoded by the coding sequence ATGATCGCGGCACTGCGTGGCACCGTGCAGGAGAAGAGCCTCGAGGAGGCCATCATCGACGTGGGGGGCGTGGGCTACCGCGTCTTCTTCTCCACGCTCACCCTGGGCCGGCTGCCCGCGGAGGGCGAGCCCGTGCAGGTGCGCGTGCGCACCGTGGTGCGCGAGGACGCCTTCGAGCTGTTCGGCTTCCTCTCGCGCCCCGAGGAGGAGCTCTTCCTCCTGCTCAACTCGGTGAGCCACGTGGGGCCGCGGCTGGCGCTGGCGGTGCTCTCCGGCATGGAGGTGAACGAGCTGGTGGCGGCGCTCGGCCGGGGCGAGGTGGCCCGCCTCACGAAGATCCACGGCGTGGGGAAGAAGACCGCCGAGCGGCTCGTGCTGGAGCTCAAGGACAAGGTGAAGACGCTGCACCTGGAGCAGGTGGCCACGCAGCTCAAGCCGGAGGCCCCCGCGGCCAAGCACCTGGCGGACCTCATCTCGGCGCTCGTCAACCTCGGCTACAAGCAGCCCCAGGCGGAGAAGGCCGCCCAGTCCGCCAGCGAGCGGTTGGGAGAGGAGGCCGCCTTCCAGGCTCTCTTCCGCGAGGCCCTCAAGGTCCTGCGCGCGACGCCTTGA
- the ruvC gene encoding crossover junction endodeoxyribonuclease RuvC, whose protein sequence is MRVLGIDPGSRFMGYGVVEDRRGRLVHVGHGVIKVDPDAALELRLKSLHEALLESFKLYRPASVAVEGVFTFRNARSALILGHARGVALLAAAQAGLSVHEYAPAKVKRSVGAGGSADKDAVERMVCTFLDLEELERSDASDALAVALCHLNHARTGVPVAGTRGRTRARATQAKLADKLTPSYRRPEAR, encoded by the coding sequence GTGCGTGTCCTAGGCATCGATCCTGGCAGCCGCTTCATGGGCTATGGCGTGGTGGAGGATCGGCGCGGCCGTCTGGTCCACGTGGGTCACGGCGTCATCAAGGTGGACCCCGACGCCGCGCTCGAGCTGCGGCTCAAGTCGCTGCACGAGGCCCTCCTGGAGTCCTTCAAGCTCTACCGGCCCGCGTCGGTGGCGGTGGAAGGCGTGTTCACCTTCCGCAATGCGCGCAGCGCGCTCATCCTCGGGCACGCCCGGGGCGTGGCGCTGCTGGCCGCCGCCCAGGCGGGGCTGAGCGTGCACGAGTACGCGCCCGCCAAGGTGAAGCGCTCGGTGGGCGCCGGGGGCTCGGCGGACAAGGACGCGGTGGAGCGCATGGTGTGCACCTTCCTCGACCTGGAGGAACTGGAGCGCTCGGACGCGAGCGACGCGCTCGCGGTGGCGCTCTGCCACCTCAACCACGCCCGGACGGGTGTTCCGGTGGCGGGCACCCGGGGCCGCACGCGTGCTCGCGCGACCCAGGCGAAGCTGGCCGACAAGCTCACGCCGTCCTACCGGCGTCCGGAGGCGCGATGA
- a CDS encoding YebC/PmpR family DNA-binding transcriptional regulator produces the protein MSGHNRWSKLKRANAIMGKTKGKLYSKLIKEMTVAARLGGGNPEGNARLRVAIAAAREANMPNDNIQRAIKKGTGELEGESYEEIVYEGYGPGGVALLVECLTDNRNRSAADVRSMLGKEGGNMGAEGSVSWMFHKKGVVTVKPGPSEDVVMEKALDAGAEDMLPLGEDGFEVRCAPADLHAVASALEGAGLKLGEQKWTYLPQNTVRVEGDNARKMLKLMELLEDNDDVQNVYANFEMDDALMDSLSG, from the coding sequence ATGTCCGGTCACAACCGATGGTCGAAGCTCAAGCGGGCCAACGCCATCATGGGCAAGACCAAGGGCAAGCTCTACTCCAAGCTCATCAAGGAGATGACCGTCGCCGCGCGGCTGGGCGGCGGCAATCCGGAGGGCAATGCCCGGCTGCGCGTGGCCATCGCCGCCGCGCGCGAGGCGAACATGCCCAACGACAACATCCAGCGCGCCATCAAGAAGGGCACGGGGGAGTTGGAGGGGGAGAGCTACGAGGAGATCGTCTACGAGGGCTATGGCCCCGGGGGCGTGGCCCTGCTGGTGGAGTGCCTCACCGACAACCGCAACCGCTCGGCGGCCGACGTGCGCTCCATGCTGGGCAAGGAGGGCGGCAACATGGGCGCGGAGGGCTCGGTGAGCTGGATGTTCCACAAGAAGGGCGTCGTCACCGTGAAGCCCGGTCCCAGCGAGGACGTGGTGATGGAGAAGGCGCTCGACGCGGGCGCCGAGGACATGCTGCCCCTGGGCGAGGACGGCTTCGAGGTGAGATGCGCCCCGGCGGACCTGCACGCGGTGGCCTCGGCGTTGGAGGGAGCGGGCCTGAAGCTCGGCGAGCAGAAGTGGACGTACCTGCCGCAGAACACCGTGCGCGTCGAGGGCGACAATGCCCGGAAGATGCTCAAGCTCATGGAGCTGCTCGAGGACAACGACGACGTGCAGAACGTCTACGCCAACTTCGAGATGGATGACGCGCTGATGGACTCGCTCTCGGGGTAA
- a CDS encoding response regulator encodes MANSTRVASVLEPAPTAPCADVSPRRRANRFRPRVLLAESQSEVRTALAQELVGAGFEVVAAPVIEELLGELSEGGPLPHLVLVPTEGSPDGLDGLTLCERLRADARTASLPVYVFSREQASAPRERAEAVRVDDLLVQPVDPRVVVSLARLKAGRGAFAPAYEAHTVRMPLSQMVRALLCGSRSGRVELRDNEGWLAFRQGHVVDASYEGERGLVALRRLLFFGSGAYAVSFGDALAQGKPLLSPRVFTSLLLPAVERFTALCDLGIPLSARLSVDFKRLADALHSLPDDVGQVIRLCDGQRTVHTTLLVCELPEITTLEVVTLLYAQGVLAPANFIAEREPPSPRVPPFFEPDRTLDEEPFSEAFAAVDSRAA; translated from the coding sequence ATGGCCAACAGCACGCGTGTTGCTTCCGTCCTCGAGCCGGCGCCCACGGCGCCCTGCGCGGATGTCAGCCCCCGGCGCCGCGCCAACCGCTTCCGCCCCCGCGTCCTGCTCGCCGAGTCCCAGAGTGAGGTGCGCACCGCGCTCGCCCAGGAGCTGGTCGGCGCCGGCTTCGAGGTGGTCGCCGCCCCGGTCATCGAGGAGCTCCTCGGGGAGCTGAGCGAAGGGGGGCCGCTGCCACACCTGGTGCTCGTGCCCACCGAGGGCTCGCCGGACGGTCTGGACGGATTGACGCTGTGCGAGCGGCTGCGCGCGGATGCCCGCACCGCGTCGCTCCCGGTGTACGTGTTCTCGCGCGAGCAGGCGTCCGCCCCGCGTGAGCGCGCCGAGGCGGTGCGCGTGGATGATCTGCTCGTGCAGCCGGTGGATCCCCGGGTGGTGGTGTCGCTGGCGCGGTTGAAGGCCGGACGGGGGGCGTTCGCGCCCGCCTACGAGGCGCATACCGTGCGCATGCCCCTGTCCCAGATGGTGCGGGCGCTGCTGTGCGGCTCGCGCTCTGGCCGTGTCGAGCTGCGTGACAACGAGGGCTGGCTCGCCTTCCGCCAGGGGCACGTGGTGGATGCGTCCTACGAGGGGGAGCGGGGTCTGGTCGCCCTGCGCCGCCTGCTCTTCTTCGGCTCGGGCGCGTACGCGGTGTCCTTCGGGGACGCGCTCGCCCAGGGCAAGCCCCTGCTCAGCCCGCGGGTGTTCACCTCGCTGCTGCTGCCGGCCGTGGAGCGCTTCACGGCCCTGTGCGACCTGGGCATTCCGCTGTCGGCCCGGCTCTCGGTGGACTTCAAGCGGCTGGCGGACGCGCTGCACTCGCTGCCCGACGACGTGGGGCAGGTCATCCGCCTGTGCGACGGTCAGCGCACCGTGCACACCACGCTCCTGGTGTGCGAGTTGCCGGAGATCACCACCCTGGAGGTGGTGACGTTGCTGTACGCGCAAGGGGTGCTGGCGCCGGCCAACTTCATCGCCGAGCGCGAGCCGCCGAGTCCCCGCGTCCCGCCCTTCTTCGAGCCGGATCGCACCCTGGACGAGGAGCCGTTCTCGGAGGCGTTCGCGGCCGTGGATTCCCGGGCTGCCTAG
- a CDS encoding zinc-binding dehydrogenase: MNTQNQEQGLQLRSRVSSQGELELSLARVAIPEPGPDEVVIRVEASPINPSDLGLLLGPADLSTARAGGTAESPVITATIPQPTLNALASRLDKSLPVGNEGAGVVIKAGANARELLGKTVAALGGGMYSQFRVLKASNCLVLPADATPADGASCFVNPLTALGMVETMRREGHKALVHTAAASNLGQMLNKICLKDGIGLVNIVRSPEQVALLRELGAAHAYDSTSSTFTEDLTRALVETGATLAFDATGGGQLAGQILACMEAAANRTATTYSPYGSPIHKQVYVYGRLEPRPLELTGNFGMAWGVGGWLLIPFMEKIGPQATQKLRERVAAELKTTFASHYAAELSLAEALRLDVLSVYSKRSTGKKYLINPNKGLS, encoded by the coding sequence ATGAACACCCAGAATCAGGAACAGGGGCTCCAGCTTCGCTCGCGAGTGAGCTCCCAAGGCGAACTGGAGTTGTCGCTGGCGCGGGTCGCGATCCCGGAGCCGGGTCCCGACGAAGTCGTCATCCGCGTCGAAGCCTCGCCGATCAATCCCTCGGACCTGGGCTTGCTGCTGGGCCCGGCCGACCTGTCCACGGCCCGGGCCGGAGGAACGGCGGAAAGTCCCGTGATCACGGCGACCATTCCGCAGCCGACGCTGAATGCCCTGGCGTCGCGCTTGGACAAGTCCCTACCCGTGGGCAACGAGGGCGCCGGCGTGGTGATCAAGGCGGGCGCCAATGCGCGGGAACTGCTCGGCAAGACCGTGGCCGCGCTGGGTGGCGGCATGTACTCCCAATTCCGGGTTCTCAAGGCGTCCAATTGCCTGGTCCTGCCGGCGGACGCGACGCCGGCCGACGGCGCTTCCTGCTTCGTCAACCCGCTGACGGCGCTGGGCATGGTCGAGACCATGCGCCGGGAGGGTCACAAGGCGCTGGTGCACACGGCCGCCGCCTCCAACCTCGGGCAGATGCTGAACAAGATCTGCCTCAAGGACGGCATCGGGCTGGTGAACATCGTCCGGAGCCCGGAGCAGGTGGCGCTCCTGCGCGAGCTCGGCGCGGCCCATGCGTATGACAGCACCTCGTCCACGTTCACCGAGGATCTGACCAGGGCCCTGGTGGAAACCGGTGCCACGCTCGCGTTCGACGCCACCGGGGGCGGGCAGCTCGCCGGGCAGATCCTGGCCTGCATGGAAGCCGCGGCCAACCGCACCGCCACCACCTACAGTCCTTATGGATCACCGATCCACAAGCAGGTCTACGTCTACGGCAGACTCGAGCCGCGCCCGCTCGAGCTCACGGGCAACTTTGGCATGGCCTGGGGTGTGGGCGGTTGGTTGCTGATTCCGTTCATGGAGAAGATTGGACCCCAGGCCACGCAAAAGCTGCGCGAGCGGGTGGCCGCCGAGCTGAAGACCACTTTCGCCAGTCATTACGCCGCGGAACTCTCGCTGGCCGAGGCGCTGCGGCTCGACGTGCTCTCCGTCTACAGCAAGCGCTCCACCGGCAAGAAGTACCTGATCAATCCCAACAAGGGTCTGAGCTGA